One bacterium genomic region harbors:
- the iolO gene encoding 5-keto-L-gluconate epimerase encodes MKLGYTISASTTRFAAVGQTGDLAGALRFLAGLGFDGVELAIRDPSLVSVDAIAETARTLGVAIPAIGTGQAYLEEGLALTAPQEAVRERAVERLLAQVPVAARLGAFVIIGLIHGPIPPDEPRARAEEWFLSGLGRVAQAARQRGVRFVVEPINRYESNWLNTVGEVVDLLARLGEDNVGVLPDTFHMNIEEPDPAAALRTLGPRLWHVHVADSNRRAPGLGHLDFKRVINILGGLGYTGFVSAEILQHPTFEEAARQTIAAMRPLVHPAAR; translated from the coding sequence ATGAAGCTCGGCTACACCATCTCCGCGTCGACGACGCGCTTCGCGGCCGTCGGCCAGACCGGCGATCTCGCGGGGGCGCTCCGGTTTCTCGCAGGGTTGGGCTTCGACGGGGTGGAGCTGGCGATACGGGATCCGTCGCTCGTGTCGGTCGACGCGATCGCGGAGACCGCGCGGACGCTCGGCGTGGCGATCCCGGCGATCGGCACCGGTCAGGCGTATCTCGAGGAAGGGCTCGCGCTGACCGCGCCGCAGGAGGCGGTGCGCGAGCGCGCGGTCGAACGACTCCTCGCGCAGGTCCCGGTCGCGGCGCGCCTCGGCGCCTTCGTGATCATCGGCCTGATTCACGGGCCGATTCCACCGGACGAGCCGCGCGCGCGGGCCGAGGAGTGGTTCCTGTCCGGGCTCGGCCGCGTCGCGCAGGCCGCGCGCCAGCGCGGTGTGCGATTCGTCGTCGAACCGATCAACCGGTACGAGAGCAACTGGCTCAACACAGTGGGCGAGGTCGTGGACCTGCTGGCACGCCTGGGCGAGGACAACGTCGGCGTGCTGCCCGACACGTTTCACATGAACATCGAGGAGCCGGATCCTGCGGCCGCGCTGCGCACCCTGGGTCCGCGTCTGTGGCACGTGCACGTCGCGGACAGCAACCGGCGCGCCCCCGGCCTCGGGCACCTCGACTTCAAACGGGTCATCAACATCCTGGGCGGCCTCGGCTACACGGGCTTCGTCTCCGCGGAAATCCTCCAACACCCCACGTTCGAGGAGGCCGCGCGGCAGACGATCGCCGCGATGCGTCCGCTGGTGCACCCCGCCGCCCGATAG
- the rsmH gene encoding 16S rRNA (cytosine(1402)-N(4))-methyltransferase RsmH: protein MHVPVLVDEVLTYLAPRAGALIVDATIGDGGHAEAVLRRIAPAGRLIGLDRDGDAIAQAEERLRPFGRNVMLRQASFGELDEALDALGVGVVDGVLFDIGVSTRQLLEPGRGFSFDRAGPLDMRMDRTQELTAAQIVNTFPERALADLIYRYGEERASRKIAKQIVARRPLKTTRDLAQAVEAAIGGARGRLHPATRTFQAIRIVTNGELDALERGLPQAVRRLRPGGRLCVIAFHSLEDRIVKQVLTRLSRGCTCPPDLPVCRCEGERLLRVLTKKPVTASPAEVRSNPRARSARLRAAERLGETAARDARGTRQGSGSGVH from the coding sequence GTGCATGTTCCGGTTTTGGTGGATGAGGTGTTGACATATCTGGCACCCCGCGCCGGGGCCTTGATCGTGGACGCCACCATCGGCGATGGGGGACACGCCGAAGCCGTGCTCCGCCGCATTGCGCCGGCGGGCCGGTTGATCGGGCTCGACCGGGACGGCGACGCGATCGCCCAGGCGGAAGAGCGGTTGCGCCCGTTCGGGCGCAACGTGATGCTGCGACAGGCGAGTTTCGGCGAACTCGACGAGGCGCTCGACGCGCTGGGGGTCGGAGTGGTCGACGGCGTGCTCTTCGACATCGGGGTCTCGACCCGGCAGTTGCTCGAGCCGGGCCGGGGCTTCAGCTTCGACCGCGCCGGGCCGCTGGACATGCGCATGGACCGGACGCAGGAGCTGACCGCGGCGCAGATCGTCAACACCTTTCCCGAGCGCGCGCTCGCCGACCTGATCTACCGCTACGGCGAGGAGCGTGCCTCGCGCAAGATCGCGAAGCAGATCGTCGCTCGGCGTCCGCTCAAGACTACGCGCGACTTGGCCCAGGCGGTCGAAGCCGCGATCGGCGGCGCCCGGGGGCGGCTGCATCCGGCGACGCGGACGTTTCAAGCGATCCGCATCGTCACGAACGGCGAACTGGACGCGCTTGAGCGCGGGCTGCCGCAGGCGGTCCGCCGCCTGCGTCCCGGCGGGCGACTGTGCGTGATCGCGTTCCATTCGCTTGAGGATCGGATCGTGAAGCAAGTGCTGACACGCTTGTCGCGCGGGTGCACGTGTCCACCAGACCTGCCCGTCTGTCGATGCGAGGGCGAACGGTTGCTGCGCGTGCTCACCAAGAAGCCGGTGACGGCGTCGCCGGCCGAGGTCCGGAGCAATCCGCGGGCGCGCAGCGCACGGTTGCGCGCGGCGGAGCGGCTCGGCGAGACCGCGGCGCGCGATGCACGCGGCACCCGGCAGGGCAGCGGAAGCGGGGTCCACTGA
- a CDS encoding TIM barrel protein codes for MQESWHRYLRLGIVHFMAFPAVMKGEGPYADTIRQIAGDEFFSAIEVGWAHDAAERLAAAAVLRESHLSVGFGAQSAILTTKSDLNALDETARRKAVTVVEGCIDQAVELGARRVAVLSGAYPGASAEAKAKERLVASLLELSAYGRERHVAITLETFDRTVEKKALAGPTKLCVEISEAVRRSYPEFGLMLDLSHMPLLGEGVRESLTTGREHLVHAHIGNCVMGDPQHPAYGDQHPRFGIAGGENDTPEVLEYLRVLFEIGFLGSMAHRPFLSFEVKPLPGEDPAAVIAGTKRVFADAWAQL; via the coding sequence ATGCAGGAGTCTTGGCACCGGTATCTCCGGTTGGGAATCGTGCACTTCATGGCGTTTCCCGCGGTGATGAAGGGTGAGGGGCCGTACGCCGACACGATCCGCCAGATCGCGGGAGACGAGTTCTTCTCTGCGATCGAGGTCGGGTGGGCGCACGACGCCGCCGAGCGGCTGGCGGCGGCCGCGGTGCTTCGGGAGAGCCACCTCAGCGTCGGGTTCGGGGCGCAGTCGGCGATCTTGACGACGAAGTCCGATCTGAACGCGCTCGACGAGACGGCGCGGCGCAAGGCGGTGACCGTCGTCGAGGGGTGCATCGACCAGGCCGTCGAGCTGGGCGCCCGCCGCGTGGCGGTGTTGAGCGGCGCGTACCCGGGCGCGTCGGCCGAGGCGAAAGCCAAGGAGCGGCTCGTGGCGTCGCTCCTGGAACTGTCCGCGTACGGCCGGGAGCGCCACGTCGCGATCACGCTCGAGACGTTCGACCGCACCGTCGAGAAGAAGGCGCTGGCCGGCCCGACGAAGCTGTGCGTCGAGATCTCCGAGGCCGTGCGGCGGAGCTATCCCGAGTTCGGGCTGATGTTGGACCTGAGCCACATGCCGCTGCTCGGCGAGGGGGTCCGCGAGTCGTTGACGACCGGGCGCGAGCACCTGGTCCACGCTCACATCGGGAACTGCGTCATGGGGGACCCGCAACACCCGGCCTACGGCGACCAGCACCCCCGGTTCGGCATCGCCGGCGGCGAGAACGACACCCCGGAAGTCTTGGAGTACTTGCGCGTGTTGTTCGAGATCGGCTTCCTCGGCAGTATGGCGCACCGGCCGTTCTTGAGTTTCGAGGTGAAGCCGCTGCCAGGCGAGGATCCCGCGGCGGTGATCGCTGGCACGAAGCGCGTTTTCGCCGACGCGTGGGCGCAGCTCTAG
- a CDS encoding Cof-type HAD-IIB family hydrolase, producing the protein MNYGLVVADIDGTLVGEDKVVPPGVAVAVRAARDRGVRVCLATGRMWDAARRFAEAIEADPPAILYNGALVYDFAADRALWAHRLPLDVAVRLLPVLRQFPQTSPLMFVHGRVYAERQTAFVDVYARRDLVTVGIASAFERVMDEDPVKLLIVGRHADLVELRRAIDASAGPEVSQVFSQSDYLEVLPPGVSKGAALPVLAQAVGVPLSRTIAVGDNHNDLTMLQAAGLGIAVDGAPPEVLAAAKATCPPPEQEGVRVVIERYVLDSGRGRAGGTT; encoded by the coding sequence GTGAACTACGGGTTGGTGGTGGCCGATATCGATGGCACGCTCGTCGGCGAGGACAAGGTGGTGCCGCCGGGCGTCGCGGTCGCGGTGCGCGCCGCCCGCGACCGGGGCGTGCGCGTCTGCCTGGCCACCGGGAGGATGTGGGACGCCGCGCGCCGGTTCGCCGAGGCGATCGAGGCGGACCCGCCAGCGATCCTCTACAACGGCGCGTTGGTCTACGACTTCGCCGCCGACCGGGCGCTGTGGGCCCACCGCCTGCCGCTCGACGTCGCGGTGCGGCTCCTGCCGGTGCTGCGGCAGTTCCCGCAGACCTCGCCGCTGATGTTTGTCCACGGCAGGGTGTACGCGGAGCGTCAGACGGCGTTCGTGGACGTGTACGCACGGCGGGACCTGGTGACAGTCGGGATCGCCTCGGCCTTCGAGCGGGTGATGGACGAGGACCCGGTGAAGCTGCTCATCGTCGGCCGTCACGCGGACCTCGTCGAGCTCCGCCGCGCGATCGACGCGTCCGCGGGCCCGGAGGTGTCGCAGGTGTTCTCGCAGTCCGACTATCTGGAGGTGCTGCCGCCCGGCGTCAGCAAGGGGGCCGCCCTCCCGGTACTGGCGCAGGCTGTCGGCGTGCCGCTCTCGCGAACCATCGCGGTCGGGGACAACCACAACGACCTGACGATGCTCCAGGCGGCCGGCCTCGGCATCGCGGTGGACGGCGCGCCGCCCGAGGTGTTGGCCGCGGCCAAGGCGACGTGTCCACCCCCGGAACAGGAGGGGGTGCGGGTGGTCATCGAACGATACGTTCTCGACTCAGGCCGCGGGCGCGCGGGGGGGACGACATGA
- a CDS encoding DUF5317 family protein — MALGVLLLLAAQLPWLPAPVGRAAVAVGYVTAIAMLATNRDQRWLLPVLAGAVLNAAVIVANGGRMPVSARALESVGRPAGAALVGGTDPRHLLAAPGSPLGPFDDWLAFHIAGLAGIASPGDVLMALGVAGFVQAAMVGRRPN, encoded by the coding sequence TTGGCGCTCGGCGTGCTGCTGCTCCTCGCCGCGCAACTCCCCTGGCTGCCCGCGCCCGTCGGACGGGCCGCGGTCGCGGTAGGGTACGTGACCGCGATCGCGATGCTCGCAACCAACCGAGACCAACGCTGGCTGCTCCCCGTGCTCGCGGGTGCCGTCCTCAACGCCGCCGTGATCGTGGCAAACGGGGGGCGCATGCCTGTGTCCGCGCGCGCGCTGGAGTCCGTCGGGCGCCCGGCCGGCGCCGCACTTGTCGGCGGGACGGACCCACGACATCTGCTCGCCGCTCCGGGAAGTCCGCTCGGGCCGTTCGATGACTGGCTGGCGTTTCACATCGCCGGACTCGCCGGTATCGCCAGCCCGGGGGATGTCCTGATGGCGCTCGGCGTGGCGGGGTTCGTCCAGGCCGCGATGGTGGGGCGCCGACCCAACTGA
- a CDS encoding FGGY family carbohydrate kinase: MPVPEHILTLDLGTSACKASLFAPDGRVVAQVGVEYPTLQPAPGWAEQDPHAWWDAARAGCAQLPAEARAGVVAVGLSSHRGGVVPVDGAGRPLASCMIWMDRRATEEVGAFVRAFGRERVHEVTGLVPDTEFSAGKILWLRAHRPDVFRAARLYLQPRDYLYLRLTGAPATDYTLASRTLLLDVRSRTWWTDACAYVGITPDAFPPVYASSAAPHAVTAEAAAALGIPVGAPVALGAGDRPCEVLGAGATGDRVMVSTGTTTNVSVPSPAPPAVTDPRVMCSLHAVDGMVLFEQGMSASGSILRWLRDTLLGGTVDYRRFDALAAAVPAGADGLVFLPFMAGARATRWDPDARGVWFGLSEAHGVGALARSVMEGVAYEIRACLALLDGIGVHPSEVVAVGGGARSALWDQILADALGRSVGVPHQADAASLGAMLLAAAAIGRVRSIEHAAREINPIVRAYRPDAAAGDRYRGVYDVYTQLYDALRPAFHDLASPQAREG; the protein is encoded by the coding sequence ATGCCCGTACCCGAGCACATCCTGACGCTCGATCTGGGCACGTCGGCGTGCAAAGCGTCGCTGTTTGCGCCGGACGGTCGCGTCGTCGCCCAGGTCGGCGTCGAGTACCCCACGCTGCAGCCCGCGCCGGGGTGGGCGGAGCAGGACCCGCATGCGTGGTGGGATGCCGCCCGCGCCGGGTGCGCGCAGCTGCCGGCGGAGGCCCGCGCCGGCGTCGTCGCGGTGGGCCTGAGCAGCCACCGCGGCGGGGTCGTGCCCGTCGACGGGGCCGGCCGACCGCTCGCGTCGTGCATGATCTGGATGGACCGGCGCGCGACCGAGGAGGTGGGCGCGTTCGTCCGCGCGTTCGGCCGGGAGCGGGTCCACGAGGTCACCGGGCTCGTCCCGGACACCGAATTCAGCGCCGGCAAGATCCTGTGGCTGCGGGCGCACCGGCCGGATGTGTTCCGCGCGGCGCGGCTTTACCTCCAGCCCCGCGACTATCTCTATCTCCGGCTGACGGGCGCGCCGGCGACCGACTACACGCTTGCCTCCCGGACGCTGCTGCTGGACGTCCGATCCCGCACCTGGTGGACGGACGCGTGCGCCTACGTCGGGATCACGCCCGACGCGTTCCCTCCCGTGTACGCGTCGTCGGCCGCGCCGCACGCCGTGACGGCCGAGGCCGCGGCGGCGCTCGGGATTCCGGTGGGTGCCCCGGTGGCGCTCGGGGCCGGCGACCGGCCGTGTGAGGTGCTCGGGGCCGGCGCGACCGGGGACCGCGTCATGGTGTCCACCGGCACCACCACCAACGTCTCGGTGCCGTCCCCGGCGCCGCCGGCGGTGACCGACCCGCGGGTGATGTGCTCGTTGCACGCCGTAGACGGCATGGTGCTGTTCGAGCAGGGGATGAGCGCGTCGGGCTCGATTCTTCGCTGGCTCCGCGACACGCTGCTCGGCGGCACCGTGGACTACCGGCGCTTCGATGCGCTGGCCGCCGCGGTGCCCGCGGGCGCGGACGGGCTCGTGTTCCTGCCGTTTATGGCGGGCGCGCGGGCCACGCGCTGGGATCCCGACGCCCGAGGCGTCTGGTTCGGGTTGAGCGAAGCGCACGGCGTCGGGGCGCTTGCGCGCAGCGTGATGGAAGGCGTCGCGTACGAGATCCGCGCGTGCCTCGCGCTCCTGGACGGGATCGGCGTGCACCCGAGCGAGGTCGTGGCGGTGGGCGGCGGGGCGCGGAGCGCGCTCTGGGACCAGATTCTCGCGGACGCGCTCGGCCGCTCGGTCGGCGTGCCGCACCAGGCCGACGCCGCGTCGCTTGGCGCGATGTTGCTCGCGGCGGCCGCGATCGGGCGCGTGCGCTCCATCGAGCACGCGGCGCGCGAGATCAACCCGATCGTGCGGGCGTACCGACCTGACGCCGCGGCGGGCGATCGGTACCGCGGGGTCTACGACGTGTACACGCAGCTCTACGATGCATTGCGGCCGGCGTTTCACGACCTCGCGTCGCCGCAGGCACGAGAGGGGTGA
- a CDS encoding D-glycerate dehydrogenase → MATPRIYITRPLPAEAMTRLEGVAEYRMWDRESEPVPRDTLLREIVDVDGIVCLITEKMDAEVIERARRCRVIAQVAVGHDNIDVAAATKRGILVTNTPGVLTETSADMAWAILLATARRVVEGDKFTRSGRWKTWELMGFTGQDVHGATLGIVGMGRIGAAIARRSRGFGMPLLYHNRRRNEALEQELGATYAPLDDLLRQSDFVMLSTALTPETRHLIGERELGLMKPTATIVNISRGPVLDQRALYRALVDKKIWAAGLDVFEVEPVPMDDPLLRLDNVVIPPHLGSASIATRIKMATMAVDNCLASVTGKIPPNLVNPEALERR, encoded by the coding sequence ATGGCAACACCGCGGATTTACATCACCCGTCCTTTACCGGCCGAGGCGATGACGCGTCTCGAGGGCGTGGCGGAGTACCGGATGTGGGACCGGGAGAGCGAGCCGGTGCCCCGCGACACGCTGCTGCGTGAGATCGTGGACGTGGACGGCATCGTCTGCTTGATCACCGAGAAGATGGACGCGGAGGTGATCGAACGGGCGCGCCGCTGCCGGGTGATCGCGCAGGTCGCCGTCGGTCACGACAACATCGATGTCGCTGCGGCGACGAAACGCGGCATTCTCGTCACCAACACGCCGGGCGTGCTGACGGAGACGAGCGCCGACATGGCGTGGGCGATTTTGCTGGCGACCGCACGCCGGGTCGTCGAGGGCGACAAGTTCACGCGCTCGGGCCGGTGGAAGACCTGGGAGCTCATGGGCTTCACCGGGCAGGACGTGCACGGCGCGACGCTCGGCATCGTCGGAATGGGGCGCATCGGCGCGGCGATCGCGCGCCGCAGCCGCGGGTTCGGGATGCCGCTGTTGTACCACAACCGCCGGCGCAATGAGGCGCTCGAGCAGGAACTCGGCGCGACCTACGCGCCCCTCGACGACCTGCTCCGGCAGAGCGACTTCGTCATGCTCTCCACCGCGCTGACCCCGGAGACGCGGCATCTGATCGGCGAACGAGAGCTCGGGTTGATGAAGCCGACGGCGACCATCGTGAACATCTCGCGCGGCCCGGTCCTCGATCAGCGAGCCCTGTACCGCGCGCTCGTGGACAAGAAGATCTGGGCCGCCGGCCTGGATGTCTTCGAGGTGGAGCCGGTCCCGATGGACGACCCCTTGCTCCGGCTCGACAATGTGGTGATCCCGCCGCACTTGGGCAGCGCGAGCATCGCGACACGCATCAAGATGGCCACGATGGCGGTGGACAACTGCCTCGCCAGCGTCACCGGGAAGATCCCGCCCAACCTCGTGAATCCCGAGGCGCTGGAACGGCGCTAG
- the mraZ gene encoding division/cell wall cluster transcriptional repressor MraZ: MLRGEAQYALDDKGRVVIPPKFRAEMGDRITVTRWIEPCLAAFSPLEWHSLEEKLRMLPLGNADFVRLLLSAAEDCDLDRQGRITLPPHLREHAAITRGVTIIGVGSRLEVWSTPNWRRKLQSVRKRQDELVGQLQALIL, from the coding sequence ATGCTCAGGGGCGAGGCGCAGTATGCGCTCGACGACAAGGGGCGGGTGGTGATTCCTCCCAAGTTCCGGGCGGAGATGGGGGATCGCATCACCGTGACCCGCTGGATCGAGCCGTGCCTTGCGGCGTTCTCCCCCCTCGAGTGGCACTCCCTCGAAGAGAAGCTCCGCATGCTGCCGCTCGGCAACGCCGACTTCGTGCGTCTCTTGCTCTCGGCGGCCGAGGACTGCGATCTGGACCGGCAGGGGCGGATCACGCTCCCGCCGCACCTGCGGGAGCACGCGGCCATCACCCGAGGCGTGACGATCATCGGCGTGGGGTCCCGTCTCGAGGTCTGGAGCACGCCGAATTGGCGGCGGAAGCTCCAGTCCGTTCGGAAGCGGCAAGACGAGTTGGTGGGACAACTCCAGGCGCTGATCCTGTAG
- the pdxA gene encoding 4-hydroxythreonine-4-phosphate dehydrogenase PdxA, producing the protein MAVTGDRLPLVAVTMGDPAGIGPEIIMKALAAPGLYAVCRPLVVGDLGTLAKTARDLALPVTPAAVAAPRDGRYAHGAVDVLDLGNVDLSSLRMGVIQADAGRAAGQAVERAIRLAQAGEVDAIATAPLNKEALWAAGYPYPGHTEMLAELTGSRESLTMFVIGSLRIFFLTRHLSLRDAIAQMTRARVRETLAIMTQVLDDLGLASPRVAVAALNPHAGEGGKMGGEEIREIGPGIEDARAAGLNVSGPIPADSVFHLAAEGRFDAVLSLYHDQGHIAAKMSDFYKTVSVTTGLPFVRTSVDHGTAFDIAGTGRASAVSMIEAIRVAADLTASRRAKAAARGAVL; encoded by the coding sequence ATGGCGGTGACGGGTGACCGACTCCCGCTGGTGGCGGTGACGATGGGGGATCCGGCCGGGATCGGACCGGAGATCATCATGAAGGCGCTAGCCGCGCCGGGGTTGTACGCCGTGTGCCGGCCGCTCGTGGTCGGCGATCTCGGCACGCTGGCGAAGACCGCGCGCGATCTCGCACTCCCGGTGACGCCCGCGGCCGTCGCGGCTCCCCGCGACGGCCGTTACGCGCACGGCGCCGTGGACGTGCTCGACCTCGGCAACGTGGATCTGTCGTCGCTGCGAATGGGCGTGATCCAGGCGGACGCCGGTCGCGCCGCCGGCCAGGCGGTGGAGCGGGCGATCCGCTTGGCTCAGGCCGGTGAGGTCGACGCCATCGCCACCGCGCCGCTCAACAAGGAGGCGCTGTGGGCGGCCGGTTACCCGTACCCGGGGCATACCGAGATGCTCGCCGAACTGACCGGCAGCCGCGAGTCCCTCACGATGTTCGTGATCGGGTCCCTCCGCATCTTCTTCCTCACGCGCCATCTGTCGCTGCGCGACGCGATCGCGCAGATGACGCGCGCGCGGGTCCGCGAGACGCTCGCGATCATGACCCAGGTCTTGGATGACCTCGGCCTCGCGTCGCCGCGCGTGGCCGTCGCCGCGCTGAATCCGCACGCGGGCGAAGGCGGCAAGATGGGGGGCGAGGAGATCCGCGAGATCGGCCCCGGCATCGAGGACGCTCGCGCGGCCGGGCTGAACGTGTCTGGTCCGATCCCCGCCGACTCGGTGTTCCATCTCGCGGCGGAGGGGCGGTTCGACGCGGTGCTGTCGTTGTACCACGATCAAGGTCACATCGCGGCGAAGATGTCGGACTTCTACAAGACCGTGAGCGTGACGACCGGGCTCCCGTTCGTCCGCACGTCCGTCGACCATGGGACCGCGTTCGACATCGCCGGCACCGGGCGGGCGAGCGCCGTCAGCATGATCGAAGCGATCCGCGTTGCCGCAGACCTCACCGCGAGCCGCCGGGCCAAGGCCGCCGCGCGCGGTGCGGTGCTATAA